A region from the Candidatus Buchananbacteria bacterium genome encodes:
- a CDS encoding ATP-binding protein → MTESKKISEELLKVLNDQSRAIVGITGSPSNTLDIEIDITETSKSDRVLGQMVYVVVEEDNRKVLVIGQIIKIETKNRWHEDMAFKGVIKRHGKLPHLSGAADNRLAKISVQACYDLGGSEPRTHILGTSPSTGEKVQKMDNEVMKKLMENHGESVTYIGKVYGTDVNLPFWFKHFDKTLSGELGAKDAYHIGIFGKTGSGKTVTAAMALLGYAKNKNNMNILVLDPQGQFYVDNELLPNDKKLEQAVGDIGMKYKKFKILEDLYLPGNAFDLFGNLLLKSGFVSKSFNILSDREVNAADAISEYLESYNKKSKGKSANLTKLSDEGYSLDLMKKTLQKFTEVTEDASGKKSYSRYLDMIYSDGRRKDQVIGKLNSVLSNETYIKNLFDRRWSPVAKLFAQVKNDGTNKITVNEIIDLVSSETDKGNFVVLDMSERGGSEISENLQALFVKMVQEGLMEKGEDFYTKDKKVNCLVVMDEAHRFISHASSDLQIVELTKDIIDAVRTTRKFGIGYMFITQTIESLDEEILRQMRIFGFGYGLTSGSELRTVGEIINNPSAIQLYRSFIDPSSNGKFPFMFFGPISPLSFTGSPLFLEVFTDYGMFETVNGVTSNTDAGGKPEESKNVESS, encoded by the coding sequence ATGACAGAATCAAAGAAAATTTCAGAAGAATTACTTAAAGTCCTAAATGACCAGTCGCGCGCAATCGTTGGTATCACCGGATCACCGAGTAATACCTTGGATATAGAAATAGACATAACTGAAACAAGTAAATCAGACCGTGTTTTGGGGCAGATGGTTTATGTTGTTGTTGAGGAAGACAATAGGAAAGTCTTGGTAATTGGACAAATTATTAAGATTGAAACAAAAAACAGATGGCATGAAGACATGGCCTTTAAGGGAGTTATAAAAAGACATGGGAAGTTGCCTCATCTGAGTGGAGCTGCCGACAATAGACTGGCTAAAATCAGCGTCCAGGCATGTTATGATTTAGGCGGTTCAGAGCCAAGAACGCACATCCTTGGAACCTCTCCTTCAACTGGTGAAAAAGTGCAGAAGATGGATAATGAAGTTATGAAAAAATTGATGGAAAACCATGGCGAATCAGTCACTTATATTGGTAAAGTCTACGGTACAGATGTTAACCTGCCATTCTGGTTTAAACATTTTGACAAAACTCTTAGCGGAGAGTTAGGAGCAAAGGACGCTTATCATATTGGAATTTTTGGAAAGACCGGGTCAGGCAAAACTGTCACCGCTGCAATGGCTTTATTGGGGTATGCTAAGAATAAAAATAACATGAATATACTGGTTTTGGACCCACAGGGACAGTTTTATGTTGACAACGAACTATTACCTAACGACAAAAAACTTGAACAAGCCGTCGGTGATATTGGGATGAAATACAAAAAGTTTAAAATTTTGGAAGATTTATATTTACCAGGCAATGCCTTTGACTTATTTGGTAATCTTTTATTAAAGAGTGGTTTTGTGAGTAAGTCATTCAATATCCTTAGTGACAGGGAGGTGAATGCAGCTGACGCAATCTCAGAATATTTAGAATCGTATAATAAAAAAAGTAAGGGTAAGTCGGCAAACTTAACAAAATTATCAGACGAGGGTTATAGCCTTGATTTAATGAAAAAAACACTTCAGAAATTTACTGAGGTTACAGAAGATGCAAGTGGTAAAAAAAGTTATAGCCGGTATTTGGATATGATATACTCCGATGGTCGAAGAAAAGATCAAGTTATTGGAAAATTAAATTCCGTCTTAAGTAATGAAACTTATATTAAAAATTTATTTGACAGACGCTGGAGCCCTGTAGCTAAGTTATTTGCACAGGTTAAAAATGATGGGACTAATAAGATTACTGTAAATGAGATAATAGATTTAGTTTCATCTGAAACCGACAAAGGAAATTTTGTAGTCCTTGATATGAGCGAGAGGGGTGGTTCAGAAATCAGTGAGAACTTACAAGCATTGTTTGTGAAGATGGTTCAAGAGGGTCTAATGGAAAAGGGGGAAGACTTCTACACCAAAGATAAAAAAGTGAATTGTCTTGTAGTTATGGATGAAGCTCATCGTTTCATTTCTCATGCGTCATCGGACCTCCAGATAGTCGAATTAACCAAAGATATTATTGATGCTGTTAGAACCACCCGCAAGTTTGGCATTGGCTATATGTTTATAACGCAGACCATAGAGTCTCTTGATGAGGAAATCTTGAGACAAATGCGAATCTTTGGTTTTGGCTATGGACTTACATCTGGATCAGAACTTAGAACGGTTGGCGAAATTATTAACAACCCATCAGCCATTCAGCTATATCGCTCTTTTATTGACCCCAGTAGTAACGGTAAGTTCCCATTTATGTTTTTTGGCCCAATTTCGCCACTTTCATTTACTGGGTCGCCATTGTTTTTAGAAGTTTTTACTGACTATGGTATGTTTGAGACCGTAAATGGTGTCACATCTAATACAGACGCTGGAGGTAAGCCCGAGGAATCAAAAAATGTTGAAAGTAGTTGA
- the rplT gene encoding 50S ribosomal protein L20: MPRVKRGTSHAARRKRLLKKTKGYRWSRRNTIRAAKTAVNKAGTHALRDRRKKKRDNRSTWTIRINAACRANGLTYSKFIKLLKDNKIEADRKALSQLAEKQPKAFAKIVEQIKK, translated from the coding sequence ATGCCGAGAGTTAAAAGAGGCACAAGCCACGCTGCCAGACGAAAACGACTGTTGAAAAAGACAAAGGGTTATCGCTGGAGCCGCCGCAATACTATTCGCGCCGCCAAAACGGCCGTGAATAAAGCCGGCACCCACGCGCTGCGCGACCGCCGCAAGAAAAAGCGAGATAATCGCTCAACCTGGACGATCCGCATCAACGCCGCTTGTCGCGCCAACGGTTTGACCTATTCTAAATTCATCAAACTGTTGAAAGACAACAAGATCGAAGCTGACCGCAAGGCGTTGTCACAGCTGGCCGAAAAGCAACCAAAGGCTTTTGCCAAAATTGTTGAACAAATCAAAAAATAA
- a CDS encoding 50S ribosomal protein L35 produces MKLKTHKSTAKKVKVTKGKKKKFLTKHAGQDHFNARETGKVSRRKRRSQDLSKSDVKNIKRLIPYS; encoded by the coding sequence ATGAAATTAAAAACCCACAAATCAACTGCCAAAAAAGTTAAAGTAACTAAAGGCAAAAAAAAGAAGTTTTTGACCAAGCATGCCGGGCAAGATCATTTTAATGCTCGAGAAACCGGTAAAGTTTCACGACGCAAGCGTCGTTCACAAGACCTGTCGAAGTCTGATGTCAAAAACATCAAACGGTTAATTCCCTACTCATAA
- a CDS encoding translation initiation factor IF-3 — MRISRKKPRYNQVQNKRHRTNQYIRSEQVRLIDENGENIGIVTTAKALEMARDLGLDLVEVSPLANPPVAKILNYSKLKYQEEKERRKEKAKQKKVETKGIRLSLRISEHDTDVRIKQAQKFLTNEDKVKLEILLKGRERQHQDLAKEIIDKFIQKVGEAVPVVIEQPLNRLGSKLQVVIAKK, encoded by the coding sequence TTGAGAATTTCCCGAAAAAAACCTAGATATAATCAGGTCCAGAACAAGCGTCATCGGACCAATCAATATATTCGTTCCGAACAGGTTCGGCTGATTGACGAGAATGGCGAAAACATTGGAATCGTCACCACCGCCAAGGCACTGGAAATGGCGCGAGACCTCGGACTTGATTTGGTTGAAGTATCCCCGCTGGCCAACCCACCGGTTGCAAAAATATTGAATTATAGTAAACTAAAATACCAGGAAGAAAAAGAACGCCGCAAAGAAAAAGCCAAACAGAAAAAGGTTGAAACCAAAGGTATTCGCCTATCGTTACGGATTTCCGAGCACGACACGGATGTGCGAATCAAACAAGCCCAAAAATTTTTGACCAATGAAGATAAAGTTAAGCTTGAAATCTTGCTTAAGGGACGAGAGCGACAGCATCAAGATTTGGCTAAAGAGATAATTGATAAGTTTATCCAAAAAGTCGGTGAAGCAGTTCCTGTTGTCATTGAACAGCCGTTAAATCGTCTGGGCAGCAAGCTGCAAGTCGTCATCGCTAAAAAATAA
- the smpB gene encoding SsrA-binding protein SmpB, whose amino-acid sequence MPSITVNKKGLHEYQVLEKFEAGIVLSGPEVKSVKGGQINLKGSHVTVDHKNEVWLLNAHISPYKFASRTQIGYDPTQSRKLLLTKKEVDYLRGKSKEQGLTIMPISVYTKGSLIKIEIGLVKGKKQRDKREDIKKRDLERQLRNKIRR is encoded by the coding sequence ATGCCCAGCATTACTGTCAATAAAAAAGGATTGCACGAGTATCAGGTCCTGGAAAAATTCGAGGCCGGTATTGTATTATCCGGGCCGGAAGTAAAATCAGTTAAGGGCGGGCAAATTAACTTAAAGGGTAGCCACGTGACGGTTGACCACAAAAACGAAGTATGGCTGTTAAATGCTCATATCTCCCCTTACAAGTTCGCCAGCCGGACTCAAATTGGCTATGATCCGACGCAAAGCCGCAAACTCCTTTTGACTAAAAAAGAGGTTGATTATTTACGCGGCAAAAGTAAAGAACAAGGCTTGACAATTATGCCTATTTCTGTATATACTAAAGGAAGTCTGATCAAGATTGAAATTGGTCTTGTAAAGGGGAAAAAGCAGCGAGACAAGCGCGAAGATATCAAAAAACGCGACCTTGAACGCCAACTCCGCAATAAAATCAGGCGTTAG
- a CDS encoding AI-2E family transporter yields the protein MENKNLTINISTGTILKILGILLVFLFIYFIRDIILLLFISVIFAALIEPLVNWLEQKKVPRGLGVGLIYVTLLLFLFLTVRMLIPPIVEQIGLLTQNFPSLWSRLMENFESVRQYSQDQGLTENILSGLQGLQTTLRQAAGSAYGFIVTVFENIVNFVMILVITFYLVVEKDSVARLFRAVAPAKYHQHFSSLFIAIQKKTGDWARGQLILGLLIGILSFIGLIFLLPKYALVLALVAGLTELVPYIGPIIGAVPAVFLGFTVPPFSFGRGMAVLILYVVIQQVENNLLVPQVMKKSVGLNPVVIIIVMLIGARLAGIVGLILAIPVATAIGIIVKDFVQKSELSEIKAGLDHDGGISN from the coding sequence ATGGAAAATAAAAATTTAACAATCAATATTTCCACCGGAACAATTTTAAAAATCTTAGGAATTTTGTTGGTGTTTTTGTTTATCTATTTTATCCGGGACATTATTTTGCTTTTGTTTATCTCGGTTATTTTTGCGGCGCTGATTGAGCCACTGGTTAATTGGCTGGAACAAAAAAAAGTTCCGCGCGGACTTGGGGTTGGCTTGATTTATGTCACGCTGTTATTATTTTTGTTTTTGACGGTGCGAATGTTGATCCCGCCGATTGTTGAACAAATCGGCCTGCTGACTCAGAATTTTCCCAGCCTGTGGTCGCGTTTAATGGAAAATTTTGAAAGTGTCCGGCAGTATTCACAGGACCAGGGTTTAACGGAAAATATTTTAAGCGGCTTGCAGGGACTGCAGACCACCTTGCGCCAGGCTGCGGGCAGCGCGTATGGTTTTATCGTGACGGTTTTTGAAAATATTGTTAACTTCGTGATGATTTTAGTCATCACCTTTTATTTAGTTGTGGAAAAAGATTCGGTCGCTAGGTTGTTTCGGGCCGTGGCGCCGGCAAAATACCATCAACACTTCAGCAGTTTATTTATTGCAATCCAGAAAAAGACAGGGGACTGGGCGCGCGGCCAGTTGATTCTTGGATTATTGATTGGCATTTTATCGTTTATCGGTTTGATCTTTTTGTTGCCCAAATACGCGTTGGTGCTGGCATTGGTGGCGGGCTTAACGGAGCTGGTTCCGTATATCGGGCCGATTATTGGCGCGGTGCCGGCAGTCTTTTTGGGTTTTACCGTGCCGCCGTTTTCTTTTGGCCGCGGTATGGCGGTTTTGATTTTGTATGTGGTAATTCAGCAGGTGGAGAATAATTTGTTGGTGCCGCAGGTGATGAAAAAATCAGTCGGCTTAAACCCGGTGGTGATTATTATTGTGATGTTGATTGGTGCGCGCCTGGCCGGCATTGTCGGATTGATTTTGGCAATTCCGGTGGCAACCGCGATTGGTATTATTGTGAAAGATTTTGTTCAAAAATCGGAGTTGTCGGAAATCAAAGCCGGACTTGATCATGACGGTGGTATTTCCAACTAA
- a CDS encoding carboxypeptidase regulatory-like domain-containing protein produces the protein MNSSQAKKILFVSFALTVVFGFTLLSLIFLPVRAASVNINATVSGTSVSCGNGVAEAGEACDGTDDADSCYNGSCNSDCTCPVCGDNAIEAGEECEADSDCASGEFCNDSCGCQVVGPSCIPVATTCSYGACVAGTKSGFCTNGCSSWPVSQPCVVPGCGNGVIEAGEECDDTNLVSGDGCSASCQLEFGCGNASIDPGEQCDDGNVVGGDCCSGSCQSEILITGVSVSTTNTSAAVSWTTPCQSTGSLLEWGKTVAVSEGSASLSGGNYSHAINGLTPNTVYFYRITATSGSLQAVHNGSFLTTGGVENCTNGLDDDNDGFCDYPASNCSDSSTPGDPECSCSPNFICTPQACNNTTGKQTVDCVDQTVPKCESDYSYEQDCDVCPGVTCGPCQDLDANSCSCVVRPNCCGNGNCEPPGEDPYSCVVDCPADCLSDWECSDWSPAVCPTTGIQTRDCFDKNACPVPINKPATSQTCGGVCVGLSCGTCQAIDAATCTCVEQVTCCGNGICESGENHVACAQDCVEACQPNWTCNGWGACANGVQSRECYDLNNCNLNLDRPPEVRACGGDCEVACSTCQQIDLGSCSCLATTPCCGNNSCETNETVWSCPVDCGLPPEFRLTLTKCLDGLDNDGDGLTDYPADPGCTKPSDSSELNLTEVFNNVSEVISDVVVDQVLNNPVVETANETIAPVLVTAVAVNTFATFSFFNFFSYVQFFVTQPFAVLFRRKRRKWGVVYNSLTKQPVDLAIVRLYRKDNGQLVRSQVTDKDGRYSFLIDPGKYYMTVTKPKYDFPTQHLKDEKEDVRYLDLYHGEDVDVTEQRADITANIPIDPIVEEKPVARVILQYYLRKVQYIAAFSAIPLAAISMIISPGTLTFVMFGFHCLLYVLFRRLGYQKPPKNWGIVYDSTNKRPVGRAIARIYDKKYNKLLETRVTDSKGRYSFLVNNNVYYVTAEKLGYKQAKTSDIDLSEKGKDAVVGMDIPLEKGQGVTEAPAPEIKPAAPLPAKPPADKVGLPAVSATQPTHEVDQPVLDSDDIFQKLSHLEVGRESLEELIKAKKEVEQIEAEVEDRQENLEQLEEKIDDIKENLEEKIAKLNQSKDNTPKPATTTSAPKAPEPPKPQSGGEKPNIFG, from the coding sequence ATGAATAGCAGCCAAGCTAAAAAGATTTTATTTGTAAGTTTTGCCTTGACGGTTGTTTTTGGTTTTACTTTATTATCATTAATTTTTTTACCGGTCCGTGCGGCAAGCGTTAATATCAACGCTACGGTTTCCGGCACGAGCGTCTCCTGCGGTAATGGTGTTGCTGAGGCCGGCGAAGCGTGTGATGGCACAGATGATGCAGACAGTTGTTACAATGGCAGTTGTAACTCTGATTGTACGTGTCCTGTATGTGGTGATAACGCGATTGAAGCCGGCGAAGAGTGTGAGGCTGATTCTGATTGTGCCTCTGGTGAATTTTGCAATGACAGTTGCGGTTGTCAGGTTGTCGGTCCCAGCTGTATTCCGGTTGCAACCACCTGTAGTTATGGTGCTTGTGTTGCCGGAACCAAATCGGGCTTTTGCACTAATGGCTGTTCATCTTGGCCGGTTAGCCAGCCGTGCGTAGTGCCTGGTTGCGGCAATGGTGTTATTGAGGCCGGTGAAGAGTGTGATGACACAAACTTGGTTTCAGGCGACGGCTGTTCGGCTTCGTGTCAATTGGAGTTTGGTTGCGGCAATGCTTCGATTGATCCTGGTGAGCAGTGTGATGACGGTAATGTCGTTGGCGGTGATTGCTGTTCGGGCTCGTGTCAGAGTGAAATTTTAATTACTGGCGTTTCGGTTTCAACAACCAATACGAGCGCTGCGGTTAGCTGGACGACGCCGTGTCAGTCAACCGGGTCATTGTTGGAGTGGGGCAAGACAGTTGCCGTCAGCGAGGGTTCAGCTAGTTTGTCCGGAGGAAACTATAGTCACGCCATCAACGGATTAACGCCAAATACTGTTTATTTTTACCGTATTACCGCCACTAGCGGCTCGTTGCAAGCGGTGCATAACGGTTCTTTTTTGACGACTGGCGGGGTTGAAAATTGTACTAATGGTTTGGACGATGATAATGACGGTTTTTGTGATTATCCGGCCTCAAATTGTTCGGACAGCTCAACACCGGGCGATCCGGAATGCTCCTGTAGCCCTAATTTTATTTGTACGCCGCAGGCTTGCAATAATACCACTGGTAAACAAACTGTTGATTGTGTTGACCAAACTGTTCCAAAGTGCGAAAGCGATTATAGCTATGAGCAGGATTGTGATGTGTGTCCGGGCGTTACCTGCGGCCCGTGTCAGGATTTGGACGCCAACAGCTGTTCTTGTGTCGTGCGGCCAAATTGCTGTGGCAACGGCAACTGTGAGCCGCCAGGAGAAGACCCCTATAGTTGTGTAGTTGACTGTCCGGCTGATTGTCTGTCTGATTGGGAGTGTAGCGATTGGTCACCGGCGGTTTGTCCTACGACCGGAATTCAAACTCGCGATTGTTTTGATAAAAATGCCTGTCCAGTGCCGATTAATAAACCGGCCACCAGCCAAACTTGCGGCGGGGTCTGTGTTGGCTTAAGTTGCGGCACCTGTCAGGCGATTGATGCGGCAACGTGTACTTGCGTTGAGCAAGTCACCTGTTGTGGCAATGGCATTTGTGAAAGCGGTGAAAATCATGTTGCTTGCGCCCAGGATTGTGTTGAGGCTTGTCAACCGAACTGGACCTGTAACGGCTGGGGAGCGTGTGCTAATGGTGTCCAGAGCCGTGAATGTTATGATTTGAATAATTGCAATCTAAACCTTGATCGTCCGCCGGAGGTTAGGGCTTGCGGCGGTGATTGTGAAGTGGCCTGTTCGACTTGTCAGCAGATTGATTTGGGCAGTTGCAGCTGTTTAGCAACCACTCCTTGTTGTGGTAATAACAGTTGCGAAACTAATGAAACGGTTTGGTCGTGTCCTGTTGACTGTGGATTGCCGCCGGAATTTCGTTTGACGCTTACTAAATGTCTTGACGGACTGGACAATGATGGCGACGGTCTGACTGATTATCCGGCCGATCCGGGGTGTACCAAGCCATCTGACAGCAGTGAACTTAATTTAACGGAAGTATTTAATAATGTTTCAGAAGTTATTTCCGACGTCGTCGTTGATCAGGTTTTAAATAACCCGGTTGTTGAGACGGCCAACGAGACAATTGCGCCGGTATTAGTAACGGCGGTTGCGGTTAACACCTTTGCTACTTTTTCTTTCTTCAACTTTTTCTCGTACGTTCAGTTTTTTGTCACCCAACCGTTTGCAGTGTTGTTCCGTCGTAAGCGTCGCAAGTGGGGAGTTGTTTATAATTCATTAACCAAACAGCCCGTTGATTTGGCGATTGTCCGGTTATATCGAAAAGACAACGGTCAGCTGGTTCGTTCCCAGGTTACCGACAAAGATGGGCGATATAGTTTCTTGATTGATCCCGGAAAGTATTACATGACGGTCACTAAGCCGAAGTACGATTTCCCAACACAGCACTTGAAAGATGAAAAAGAAGATGTGCGCTACCTTGATTTGTATCACGGCGAAGACGTTGACGTCACCGAACAGCGAGCGGACATTACGGCCAATATTCCCATTGATCCGATTGTGGAAGAAAAGCCAGTGGCGCGGGTTATTTTGCAGTACTATTTACGCAAAGTCCAGTACATTGCCGCTTTTTCAGCCATACCATTGGCTGCAATTTCGATGATTATTAGTCCTGGAACGCTGACGTTTGTGATGTTTGGGTTTCATTGTTTGCTGTATGTGTTATTCCGTCGCTTGGGCTATCAAAAACCGCCGAAGAATTGGGGAATTGTCTATGATAGCACTAATAAAAGGCCAGTGGGCCGGGCAATCGCCAGAATTTATGACAAGAAATATAATAAGTTGCTGGAAACCAGGGTTACTGACAGCAAGGGTCGTTACTCATTCTTAGTAAACAACAATGTCTATTATGTGACGGCTGAAAAATTAGGCTATAAGCAGGCTAAAACCTCTGACATTGATTTGTCTGAAAAGGGTAAAGATGCAGTGGTCGGAATGGATATTCCTTTGGAAAAGGGTCAGGGCGTTACTGAAGCTCCGGCGCCAGAAATTAAACCAGCCGCACCGTTACCGGCTAAACCACCGGCCGACAAGGTTGGTTTGCCCGCCGTATCAGCTACTCAGCCAACACACGAGGTTGATCAGCCGGTTTTGGATAGTGATGATATTTTCCAAAAGTTGAGCCATTTGGAAGTGGGTAGGGAATCCCTTGAGGAGCTGATTAAGGCGAAAAAAGAGGTTGAACAAATTGAGGCGGAAGTTGAGGATCGCCAAGAAAATTTAGAACAGCTTGAAGAAAAAATTGATGATATTAAAGAAAATCTGGAAGAAAAAATCGCCAAATTAAATCAGTCAAAAGATAATACGCCTAAACCGGCAACTACCACATCAGCGCCAAAGGCGCCCGAACCACCAAAACCTCAGTCTGGTGGTGAAAAACCTAACATTTTTGGTTAA